A single genomic interval of Festucalex cinctus isolate MCC-2025b chromosome 16, RoL_Fcin_1.0, whole genome shotgun sequence harbors:
- the th2 gene encoding LOW QUALITY PROTEIN: tyrosine hydroxylase 2 (The sequence of the model RefSeq protein was modified relative to this genomic sequence to represent the inferred CDS: substituted 1 base at 1 genomic stop codon): protein MKTESSGSQAAPFSGRRQSLIEDARRVRSFGGGGPPGTSRGVDTQVFEEKEGRVTLNVLFNLSNEKNAGFFKTGKIFETFDAKLLHVESRPGRRSKNSASDLEFFVKCEVHNSDLDVFVNSLKRVVDNVRSIPEEKVPWFPRQIKELDRCNLLITKFDPAMDKDHPGYTDTEYRKRRAFISELSFRYKQGDPLAEVEYTAEETATWREVYKKLRSIYPNLACRQFLDGLQQLESEXGYSEERIPQLRDISAFLKEKTGFQLRPVAGLLSARDFLASLAFRVFQCTQYIRHASAPMHSPEPDCCHELLGHIPMLADKEFAQFSQEIGLASLGASQEDIEKLSTLYWFTVEFGLCKQNGTVKAYGAGLLSSYGELMYALSNKPEYKPFNPEETAVQPYQDQSYQPVYFVSESFEDAKIKLRKYSTTIKRPFAVRYEPITCSVDVLDQPSKIQNALYKTRDDLKMLQGALEKLCS, encoded by the exons ATGAAGACAGAGAGCAGCGGGAGCCAAGCGGCGCCCTTCAGCGGCCGGAGGCAGAGTTTGATCGAGGATGCCCGGCGTGTGCGCAGCTTTGGAGGCGGAGGTCCGCCGGGGACCTCACGGGGAGTGGACACGCAAGTTTTTGAGGAGAAGGAGGGCCGGGTGACCCTCAACGTGCTGTTCAACCTCAGTAACGAGAAGAATGCGGGGTTCTTTAAGACAGGAAAGATATTTGAG ACATTTGACGCCAAACTCCTCCACGTTGAGAGCCGGCCAGGCAGGAGGTCCAAGAACAGCGCGTCCGATTTGGAGTTCTTTGTGAAGTGCGAGGTGCACAACTCCGATCTGGACGTCTTTGTCAACTCATTGAAGAGAGTGGTGGATAATGTAAGGTCCATCCCAGAAGAAAAAG TCCCCTGGTTCCCTCGACAGATAAAGGAACTGGACAGATGCAACTTATTGATAACCAAATTCGATCCGGCCATGGACAAGGACCATCCA GGCTACACAGACACAGAATACAGGAAGCGACGAGCCTTCATTTCAGAGCTGTCCTTCAGATACAAACA GGGTGATCCGCTGGCCGAGGTGGAGTACACAGCAGAAGAAACGGCCACATG GAGGGAGGTGTACAAGAAGCTGCGGAGCATTTACCCCAATCTGGCCTGCCGACAGTTCTTGGACGGCCTGCAGCAGCTGGAGAGCGAATGAGGCTACAGCGAGGAGCGCATCCCCCAGCTCAGAGACATTTCCGCCTTCCTCAAAG AAAAAACAGGCTTCCAGCTGCGTCCGGTCGCTGGCCTGCTGTCTGCCAGGGACTTCCTCGCGAGTTTGGCTTTCCGAGTGTTTCAATGCACGCAGTACATCCGCCACGCGTCGGCGCCCATGCACTCTCCTGAGCC GGACTGCTGCCACGAGCTGCTTGGTCACATCCCCATGCTGGCAGACAAAGAGTTTGCCCAGTTTTCCCAG GAGATTGGATTAGCCTCACTTGGAGCATCACAAGAAGACATTGAGAAATTATCCACG CTGTACTGGTTCACTGTGGAGTTTGGACTCTGCAAACAAAATGGGACAGTCAAAGCTTATGGGGCAGGACTTCTCTCATCCTATGGAGAACTCATG TATGCCCTGTCCAACAAACCCGAGTACAAGCCTTTCAATCCTGAGGAGACCGCCGTGCAGCCATACCAGGATCAAAGCTACCAGCCAGTGTACTTTGTCTCGGAAAGCTTTGAGGATGCCAAAATTAAATTGAG GAAGTACTCTACAACCATAAAGCGACCATTCGCGGTGCGCTATGAGCCTATCACATGCAGCGTGGATGTTCTGGATCAGCCCAGCAAGATCCAAAACGCCCTGTACAAGACACGAGACGACCTAAAGATGCTGCAAGGAGCCCTGGAGAAGCTCTGCTCCTGA